One part of the Nostoc sp. PCC 7120 = FACHB-418 genome encodes these proteins:
- a CDS encoding U32 family peptidase, with amino-acid sequence MKSADRQNPQSSFPRPDILAPAGNWECAKAAIENGADAIYFGLDRFNARMRAQNFTEADLPELMAFLHLRGVKGYVTVNTLIFPQELGEAQQYLRTIIAAGVDAVIVQDVGICRLIRHLSPDFPIHASTQMTITSPAGVEFAKSLGCELVVLARECSLAEINKIQQQIAQRAASLPLEVFVHGALCVAYSGQCLTSEALGGRSANRGECAQACRMPYELTVDGEITDLGERKYLLSPQDLAGLEILPDLVKSGVTSLKIEGRLKAPEYVANVTRVYRQALDRVIGHSQRDHVSHQERYDLEMAFSRGLYTGWFQGINNQELVHARFGKKRGVYLGEVSRIRHEEVTIKLEAPVKPGDGVVFDCGHPEAKEEGGRVYGVVQKGKEAVLSFGQGNVNFRRVHVGDKLWKTSDPELDKQLRQSFAGDNPQFQRPIDWEIHGEIGQPLIAIARDELGNIVQVESAISLVAAHTKPLDTERLQEQFGRLGNTPFRLRTLTNHLSGAVMVPVSELNRMRREVVTQLEELRSQPKRWQLRSHVSFQDLLPPLSPPSPISPSLIVLVRNLKQLQAALKTDVETLYCEFEDPRTYKEAVKIVHEVRQEKQKLSPPSAPEVRPEGNPPCDFSSGSLPPAFPQIFVAPPRITKPGENWILQQVRAANADGYLIRNYDQLEFFAGDICIGDFSLNVANPLTADYFKQNFGLKRLTASYDLNINQLENLLTSCPAQWFEVTIHQHIPMFHMEHCVFCAFLSEGTDYTNCGRPCEKHEVKLRDRVGSEHVLQADAGCRNTVFNGTAQTGAEYVQRLISLGLRHFRLEFVNETPEQVTKTIQRYHQLLKGEITGSQLWRELKLQNQLGVTRGPLSVAALR; translated from the coding sequence ATGAAAAGCGCTGACAGACAAAATCCCCAATCCTCCTTTCCACGTCCTGACATCCTCGCACCGGCTGGTAACTGGGAATGTGCTAAAGCTGCTATAGAAAATGGGGCAGATGCGATTTATTTTGGTTTGGATAGGTTTAACGCCAGAATGCGGGCGCAAAATTTTACTGAGGCGGATTTACCGGAATTAATGGCATTCTTGCACCTGCGGGGTGTGAAAGGTTATGTCACCGTCAATACACTGATTTTTCCCCAAGAATTGGGGGAAGCGCAGCAGTATCTCCGCACAATTATTGCTGCTGGTGTGGATGCGGTGATTGTGCAGGATGTGGGTATTTGTCGGCTTATCCGTCATCTGTCACCGGATTTTCCCATTCATGCTTCCACACAAATGACCATCACTAGCCCGGCTGGCGTGGAATTTGCCAAGTCTCTTGGTTGTGAATTGGTAGTACTAGCCCGTGAATGTTCTCTTGCGGAAATTAACAAGATTCAACAGCAGATTGCTCAAAGGGCTGCTTCTCTACCCCTAGAAGTTTTTGTTCACGGGGCTTTATGTGTAGCCTATTCTGGTCAATGTTTGACTAGTGAAGCCTTGGGGGGACGTTCTGCTAATCGTGGTGAGTGCGCCCAGGCTTGCCGAATGCCCTATGAATTAACTGTTGATGGGGAAATTACAGATTTAGGGGAACGCAAATATTTACTCAGCCCCCAAGATTTAGCAGGATTAGAAATCTTGCCTGATTTGGTCAAGTCAGGAGTGACAAGTCTCAAAATTGAAGGGCGGTTAAAAGCTCCAGAGTATGTGGCTAATGTTACCCGTGTCTATCGACAAGCATTAGATCGGGTGATAGGACACTCACAAAGGGATCATGTATCACATCAAGAACGCTACGACTTAGAAATGGCTTTTTCTCGTGGACTTTACACGGGTTGGTTTCAGGGAATTAACAATCAAGAACTAGTTCACGCCAGATTTGGCAAGAAGCGAGGGGTTTACTTAGGTGAAGTCAGCCGCATTCGCCATGAAGAGGTGACAATTAAATTAGAAGCGCCTGTGAAGCCAGGGGATGGTGTGGTGTTTGACTGTGGTCATCCAGAGGCAAAAGAAGAAGGCGGTCGAGTCTATGGGGTAGTGCAGAAGGGTAAAGAAGCAGTATTAAGCTTTGGTCAAGGTAATGTGAACTTCCGCCGCGTTCATGTAGGAGATAAACTGTGGAAAACTAGCGACCCAGAACTTGATAAACAGCTGCGCCAAAGCTTTGCTGGCGATAATCCCCAATTTCAACGTCCCATAGACTGGGAAATTCATGGGGAAATTGGTCAGCCATTGATAGCGATCGCCCGCGATGAACTCGGTAACATTGTACAAGTAGAATCAGCAATCTCATTAGTTGCAGCCCACACCAAACCCTTAGATACAGAACGTCTACAAGAACAATTCGGTCGTCTTGGTAACACCCCCTTCCGTTTAAGAACCCTCACCAATCACCTCAGTGGTGCTGTCATGGTTCCCGTCAGTGAGTTAAATCGGATGCGGCGAGAAGTTGTCACTCAATTAGAAGAATTACGCAGTCAACCGAAACGCTGGCAACTACGTAGTCATGTTTCTTTTCAAGACCTCCTCCCCCCTTTATCTCCCCCATCCCCTATCTCCCCCTCCCTCATCGTTCTAGTCCGCAACCTCAAGCAACTCCAAGCCGCCCTAAAAACCGATGTCGAAACCCTATACTGCGAATTTGAAGATCCCCGCACCTACAAAGAAGCAGTAAAAATAGTACATGAAGTCAGACAAGAAAAACAAAAACTAAGCCCTCCCTCTGCCCCCGAAGTTCGCCCGGAGGGAAACCCTCCTTGCGACTTCTCTTCCGGCTCCCTGCCCCCTGCTTTTCCCCAAATCTTCGTCGCCCCACCCCGCATTACCAAACCCGGCGAAAACTGGATTTTACAGCAAGTCCGCGCCGCCAACGCCGATGGTTATCTGATCCGCAACTACGACCAGTTAGAATTTTTTGCAGGCGATATTTGCATTGGTGATTTTTCGCTGAATGTTGCCAACCCCTTAACCGCCGACTACTTTAAGCAAAACTTTGGTTTGAAACGGTTGACAGCATCCTATGATTTAAATATCAATCAACTAGAAAACTTACTTACCAGTTGCCCAGCCCAGTGGTTTGAGGTGACAATCCATCAACATATACCAATGTTCCACATGGAGCATTGTGTATTTTGCGCCTTTCTCTCAGAAGGAACTGACTATACCAATTGTGGCAGACCTTGTGAAAAACATGAAGTGAAATTGCGCGATCGCGTGGGTAGTGAACACGTCCTACAAGCAGACGCAGGCTGCCGTAATACTGTATTCAACGGCACAGCCCAAACCGGAGCAGAATACGTACAGCGTTTGATAAGCTTGGGTTTACGTCACTTCCGCCTTGAGTTTGTCAATGAGACACCTGAGCAAGTAACTAAAACAATACAGCGTTAT
- the dnaK gene encoding molecular chaperone DnaK — protein sequence MAKVVGIDLGTTNSCVAVMEGGKPTVIANAEGFRTTPSVVAFAKNGDTLVGQIAKRQAVMNPENTFYSVKRFIGRRYDEVTNEATEVSYKVLSSGGNVKVDSPGAGKQFAPEEISAKVLRKLVEDASKYLGETVTQAVITVPAYFNDSQRQATKDAGKIAGIEVMRIINEPTAASLAYGFDKKSNETILVFDLGGGTFDVSVLEVGDGVFEVLATSGDTHLGGDDFDKKIVDFLAEQFRKDEGIDLRKDKQALQRLTEAAEKAKIELSSVTQAEINLPFITATQDGPKHLDMTLTRAKFEELCADLIDRCRIPVEQALRDAKLKKENIDEVVLVGGSTRIPAVQQLVKNLLGREPNQTVNPDEVVAVGAAIQAGVLGGEVTGILLLDVTPLSLGVETLGGVMTKIIPRNTTIPTKKSEVFSTAVDGQTNVEIHVLQGEREFANDNKSLGTFRLDGIPPAPRGVPQIEVVFDIDANGILNVTAKDKGTGKEQSISITGASTLDKTDIDRMVREAEQNASSDKERREKIERKNQADSLAYQAEKQLQELGDKVPEADKTKVEGLVKDLREAVAKEDDEQIKKLTPELQQALFAVGSNIYQQAGGGAAPGAAPQDGGTTSSDGGDDVIDADFTETK from the coding sequence ATGGCAAAAGTAGTTGGAATTGACTTAGGAACAACTAACTCCTGCGTCGCAGTAATGGAAGGTGGTAAACCCACAGTTATTGCCAACGCAGAAGGTTTCCGCACCACACCGTCGGTAGTGGCATTTGCTAAAAACGGCGATACCCTAGTAGGGCAAATCGCCAAGCGCCAAGCGGTGATGAACCCCGAAAATACTTTCTATTCTGTTAAGCGCTTTATTGGTCGTCGCTACGACGAAGTTACAAACGAAGCTACAGAAGTTTCTTACAAAGTCCTCAGCAGTGGCGGTAACGTTAAGGTAGACTCTCCTGGAGCCGGTAAACAATTTGCTCCAGAAGAAATTTCTGCCAAGGTTCTCCGCAAACTAGTGGAAGATGCTAGTAAATATCTTGGTGAAACTGTAACCCAAGCAGTAATTACCGTTCCCGCGTACTTCAATGACTCCCAACGTCAAGCGACTAAAGACGCTGGTAAGATCGCTGGTATTGAAGTCATGCGGATTATCAACGAACCAACAGCCGCTTCTTTGGCTTACGGTTTTGATAAAAAGAGCAATGAAACCATCCTCGTATTTGACCTTGGTGGTGGTACATTCGACGTATCTGTCCTAGAAGTAGGCGACGGCGTATTTGAAGTATTGGCTACTTCTGGTGATACCCACCTTGGTGGTGACGACTTCGATAAAAAAATCGTTGATTTCCTAGCTGAACAGTTTAGAAAAGACGAAGGTATTGACCTCCGCAAAGACAAACAAGCACTGCAACGCTTAACCGAAGCAGCAGAGAAAGCCAAGATTGAGCTTTCCAGCGTGACCCAAGCAGAAATCAACCTTCCATTCATCACCGCTACCCAGGACGGCCCCAAACACCTGGATATGACTCTGACTCGCGCTAAGTTTGAAGAACTTTGTGCTGACTTGATTGACCGTTGCCGTATTCCCGTCGAACAGGCGCTACGGGATGCCAAACTCAAGAAAGAGAATATTGATGAAGTTGTTTTAGTTGGTGGTTCTACCCGTATCCCCGCCGTACAACAACTCGTTAAGAATCTGTTAGGTAGAGAACCAAATCAAACTGTTAACCCTGATGAAGTTGTGGCAGTTGGCGCAGCGATTCAAGCAGGTGTACTGGGTGGTGAAGTTACAGGCATCTTGTTGTTAGATGTAACACCATTATCCTTGGGTGTAGAAACCTTGGGTGGTGTGATGACCAAGATTATCCCCCGTAACACCACAATTCCTACCAAGAAATCAGAAGTATTCTCTACCGCCGTGGATGGTCAAACCAACGTGGAAATTCACGTCCTCCAAGGTGAGAGGGAATTTGCTAACGATAACAAGAGCTTGGGAACCTTCCGCCTTGATGGTATTCCCCCAGCACCACGAGGTGTTCCCCAAATCGAAGTGGTATTCGACATTGATGCTAACGGTATCCTGAACGTCACCGCTAAGGACAAAGGTACTGGTAAGGAACAGTCCATCAGTATTACTGGTGCTTCCACTCTGGATAAAACTGACATTGACCGCATGGTGAGAGAAGCGGAACAAAACGCTTCATCTGACAAAGAACGCCGGGAAAAAATTGAGCGTAAAAACCAAGCCGATTCTTTGGCTTACCAAGCTGAGAAGCAGCTACAAGAATTGGGGGATAAAGTCCCCGAAGCGGATAAAACCAAAGTTGAAGGTTTAGTGAAAGACCTGCGGGAAGCGGTTGCTAAGGAAGACGACGAGCAAATCAAGAAACTGACCCCAGAATTGCAACAAGCATTGTTCGCAGTTGGTAGCAACATCTATCAACAAGCTGGTGGCGGTGCTGCACCAGGTGCGGCTCCTCAAGATGGCGGTACTACTTCATCTGATGGTGGTGATGATGTAATTGACGCTGATTTTACAGAGACTAAATAA
- a CDS encoding protochlorophyllide reductase, with amino-acid sequence MAQDRKSTVIVTGASSGVGLYAAKALAKRGWHVVMACRNLEKAEQAAQEVGIPKDSYSIIHIDLGSLDSVRQFVNDFRATGKSLDALLCNAAIYMPLIKEPLRSPEGYELTMTTNHLGHFLLCKLMLEDLQKSSAVDKRLVILGTVTHNPDELGGKIPPRPDLGNLEGFAQGFKPPISMIDGKKFEPVKAYKDSKVCNVLTMRELHRRYHESTGITFTSLYPGCVAETPLFRNHYPLFQKIFPLFQKYITGGYVSQELAGERVADVIAAPEYKQSGAYWSWGNRQKKDGKSFVQKVSPQARDDEKAERLWDLSEKLVGLESQKPVALNS; translated from the coding sequence ATGGCACAGGATCGAAAATCAACAGTTATAGTCACTGGAGCTTCTTCTGGGGTTGGTTTGTACGCTGCAAAAGCCCTTGCTAAAAGAGGATGGCACGTCGTCATGGCTTGCCGCAATTTAGAGAAAGCAGAACAAGCCGCGCAAGAAGTTGGCATCCCCAAGGATAGCTACAGCATCATACATATTGACTTAGGCTCATTGGATAGTGTGCGCCAGTTTGTGAATGACTTTAGAGCTACTGGCAAATCCTTAGACGCTCTATTGTGCAATGCTGCCATTTATATGCCCTTAATCAAAGAGCCTTTACGCAGCCCAGAAGGTTACGAATTGACAATGACCACCAATCACCTTGGTCATTTTCTGCTGTGTAAGCTCATGCTTGAAGATTTGCAGAAGTCATCGGCTGTGGATAAACGACTTGTGATTTTAGGAACTGTCACCCACAACCCAGACGAGCTAGGTGGTAAAATTCCTCCGCGCCCAGACTTGGGTAATTTGGAAGGGTTTGCCCAAGGCTTTAAACCACCAATTTCTATGATTGACGGTAAGAAATTTGAACCAGTAAAGGCTTACAAAGACAGCAAAGTTTGTAACGTCTTGACCATGCGGGAACTACATCGCCGTTATCACGAATCTACCGGCATTACCTTCACTTCCCTTTATCCCGGTTGTGTTGCCGAAACACCACTATTCCGCAATCACTATCCCCTATTCCAGAAAATTTTCCCCTTGTTCCAAAAGTACATCACTGGCGGATACGTATCCCAAGAGTTGGCAGGAGAGAGGGTTGCAGATGTGATTGCTGCACCTGAATACAAACAATCTGGTGCTTATTGGAGTTGGGGAAATCGTCAAAAAAAAGATGGTAAGTCTTTTGTACAAAAGGTTTCTCCCCAAGCTCGTGATGACGAAAAAGCCGAACGCCTATGGGATTTGAGCGAAAAATTAGTCGGACTTGAGTCACAAAAGCCAGTTGCGCTCAATAGCTAG
- a CDS encoding NAD-dependent epimerase/dehydratase family protein yields MKVLVIGGDGYCGWATALYLSNRGYEVGILDSLVRRHWDNELGIETLTPIAPIQQRLQRWQDLTGKSIDLFVGDITNYEFLQKALHKFEPNAIVHFGEQRSAPFSMIDREHAVVTQVNNVVGTLNLLYAMKEDFPDCHLVKLGTMGEYGTPNIDIEEGYITIEHNGRKDTLPYPKQPGSMYHLSKVHDSHNIHFACRIWGLRATDLNQGVVYGVLTEETGMDELLINRLDYDGVFGTALNRFCIQAATGHPLTVYGTGGQTRGFLDIRDTVRCVELAIANPAPSGEFRVFNQFTEQFSVGDLALMVKKAGNALGLNVEINNLDNPRIEKEEHYFNAKNTKLLDLGLQPHYLSDSLLDSLLNFAVKYQGRVDQKQILPKVSWHRK; encoded by the coding sequence ATGAAAGTCCTAGTTATTGGTGGCGATGGATATTGCGGTTGGGCAACCGCACTTTATCTTTCCAATCGCGGTTATGAAGTTGGAATATTAGATAGTTTGGTGCGTCGGCACTGGGATAATGAACTGGGTATCGAAACTCTGACTCCGATCGCACCAATTCAGCAACGTCTCCAGCGCTGGCAAGATTTAACAGGCAAATCTATTGACCTGTTTGTTGGCGATATTACCAACTATGAATTTCTCCAAAAAGCGTTGCATAAATTTGAGCCAAATGCCATAGTCCATTTTGGCGAACAGCGTTCAGCACCATTTTCGATGATTGACCGCGAACACGCAGTTGTTACCCAGGTCAATAACGTTGTGGGTACGTTGAATTTGCTATATGCAATGAAGGAAGATTTTCCTGACTGTCACCTAGTGAAGTTAGGAACAATGGGGGAATACGGCACACCTAATATTGATATCGAAGAAGGCTACATCACCATTGAACACAATGGGCGCAAGGATACCCTACCTTATCCCAAGCAACCAGGTTCAATGTACCACTTGAGTAAAGTTCATGATAGCCACAATATCCATTTTGCTTGTCGGATTTGGGGATTGCGGGCAACAGACTTAAATCAAGGTGTGGTTTACGGCGTTCTCACCGAAGAAACGGGGATGGACGAACTCTTAATTAACCGACTAGATTACGATGGTGTGTTTGGTACAGCGTTAAACCGTTTCTGTATTCAAGCTGCAACAGGTCATCCCCTAACTGTTTATGGTACAGGTGGACAAACGCGCGGATTCTTGGATATTCGGGATACGGTGCGATGTGTGGAACTAGCGATCGCTAATCCGGCTCCATCGGGTGAGTTTCGTGTTTTTAACCAATTTACTGAACAATTCAGTGTTGGTGACTTGGCATTAATGGTGAAAAAAGCTGGCAATGCCTTGGGATTAAATGTAGAGATCAATAATCTCGATAATCCCAGAATCGAGAAAGAAGAACATTACTTCAATGCCAAAAACACTAAACTACTCGATTTAGGTTTGCAACCTCATTATCTCTCTGATTCTCTGCTAGATTCTCTCTTAAACTTTGCTGTCAAGTATCAAGGACGAGTTGATCAAAAGCAAATTTTACCTAAAGTTTCTTGGCATAGAAAATAA
- a CDS encoding glutathione S-transferase family protein: MLKFYYNPISVNARRVWVALLEKQIPFEPLLLNLNGDQFQEEFTAINPLQRVPVIVDNGLRVIESLAILDYLETKYPTPSLIPSEPGAIATVRMVEMITISELQPATVILTRPLVELDTDAKKLVSAQEAVAKILQFYETLLGEQIYFAGKDFTLAEVVAGTLIPSLPLFGFSLDDYPRLLAWAERLEERESWQQTTPDFASIAAAIPNIKAILERRF; the protein is encoded by the coding sequence ATGCTGAAGTTTTACTACAATCCCATCTCTGTTAATGCTCGTCGAGTTTGGGTAGCCTTACTAGAAAAACAAATCCCTTTTGAACCATTGTTGTTGAATCTCAATGGTGATCAGTTTCAAGAGGAATTCACGGCAATTAATCCCCTCCAGCGCGTACCTGTGATAGTGGATAATGGCTTACGGGTGATAGAATCTTTGGCAATTTTGGATTATCTAGAGACAAAATATCCTACTCCCTCGTTGATTCCTAGTGAGCCTGGAGCGATCGCTACAGTTCGTATGGTAGAAATGATCACAATCAGCGAGCTTCAGCCTGCTACAGTCATCTTGACTCGGCCATTAGTAGAATTAGATACCGATGCCAAAAAACTCGTATCGGCTCAAGAGGCAGTAGCGAAAATTTTACAGTTTTATGAAACTCTTTTAGGTGAACAGATTTACTTTGCAGGCAAAGATTTCACACTGGCAGAAGTGGTTGCAGGTACGTTGATTCCTTCTCTCCCCCTTTTTGGGTTCTCTTTAGATGATTACCCCCGTCTGCTAGCCTGGGCGGAACGACTAGAAGAGCGAGAAAGTTGGCAACAAACCACCCCAGATTTTGCATCCATCGCCGCCGCTATCCCTAACATCAAGGCAATTCTAGAACGCCGTTTTTAA
- a CDS encoding pentapeptide repeat-containing protein has translation MDANKLLDLYNAGERKFHRANLHQANLYAFDLRGANFAEADLSGANLSQANLSGCNLSRANLTDADLSGANLSGANLSEVNFIGADLISTNLKQSNLSRADLRGANLILANLFSANLSEAEMSGADLSGANLKQANLIGSNVMEAELRGANFSGAVITEQEITGRVLRLGLSHRWITWAGCH, from the coding sequence ATGGATGCTAATAAACTTCTAGATCTATATAACGCAGGAGAACGAAAATTTCACAGAGCAAATCTGCATCAAGCTAACCTTTATGCTTTTGATTTGAGGGGGGCAAATTTTGCCGAAGCTGATTTAAGTGGAGCAAACCTTAGTCAAGCTAATTTGAGCGGATGTAATCTCAGTCGTGCTAATTTAACTGATGCAGACTTGAGTGGAGCTAACTTGAGTGGAGCTAACTTGAGTGAAGTCAACTTCATCGGTGCAGACTTAATTAGCACCAATTTAAAACAAAGCAATCTCAGTCGAGCAGATTTACGGGGTGCCAATTTAATTTTGGCAAACTTATTCAGTGCTAACCTGAGCGAAGCGGAAATGAGCGGTGCTGATTTAAGTGGCGCTAATCTCAAACAAGCAAACTTAATTGGTAGCAACGTCATGGAAGCAGAATTGAGAGGGGCAAATTTCTCTGGGGCTGTAATTACAGAGCAAGAAATCACTGGTAGAGTTTTGCGCTTAGGTCTCTCTCACAGATGGATAACTTGGGCTGGTTGTCATTGA
- a CDS encoding metal ABC transporter substrate-binding protein has product MPKKVLANNLLRVILTIFTTTFVGCRNQTTSISFTQTANVVDENLPKVVATTSVLCDLTRQIAENTINLICLIPPNKAPQLYQATAEDKNALEQANLILYNGYNLESELIKLINTTKNSAPKIAVSQIAVPVPQQIPVNSRRVNNPYVWHNPKNAIKMLEVINSNLRKLEPSNASIYGDNTKKIKTELTQLDNWIKLKIATIPKEKRKLVTTYNAINYYTNAYGIPSTTIGIEEQVTDQRIKNLTQYIQKSNVPTIFADMTDTLKVMESIATEAEVKLSERQLYTQGLGEPTSDGDTYQNMMIANTRTIVEGLGGTYLIFQPKTPK; this is encoded by the coding sequence ATGCCAAAAAAAGTATTAGCCAACAATTTGTTACGAGTAATTTTAACTATTTTCACCACTACATTTGTTGGATGTAGAAATCAAACTACAAGTATATCTTTTACCCAGACTGCCAATGTGGTTGATGAAAATCTCCCGAAAGTTGTAGCAACCACAAGTGTACTGTGTGATTTAACTAGACAGATTGCTGAAAATACGATTAATCTCATCTGCTTAATTCCCCCTAACAAAGCACCTCAGCTTTATCAAGCAACAGCAGAAGATAAAAATGCTCTTGAGCAGGCTAATCTAATTCTCTATAACGGTTATAATCTTGAGTCAGAATTAATCAAGCTAATAAATACCACCAAAAACTCTGCACCTAAAATTGCTGTGAGTCAAATTGCAGTTCCTGTGCCACAGCAAATCCCTGTAAATTCTCGTAGAGTAAATAACCCTTATGTTTGGCATAATCCTAAAAATGCTATAAAGATGTTGGAAGTTATTAATAGCAACCTGAGAAAGTTGGAACCCAGTAATGCCTCCATTTATGGTGATAATACAAAAAAAATTAAAACCGAATTAACTCAACTAGATAATTGGATTAAATTAAAAATTGCCACTATTCCCAAAGAAAAGCGCAAATTAGTAACAACTTATAATGCAATAAATTATTACACAAATGCCTATGGCATTCCCTCCACTACTATTGGCATTGAAGAACAAGTAACAGATCAGAGAATCAAAAATCTGACTCAGTATATCCAAAAATCTAATGTACCGACAATCTTTGCAGATATGACAGATACATTAAAAGTGATGGAATCTATTGCTACTGAGGCGGAAGTAAAATTGTCAGAACGGCAACTATACACTCAAGGATTGGGAGAACCAACAAGCGATGGTGACACTTATCAAAATATGATGATCGCTAACACACGCACAATTGTGGAAGGTTTGGGAGGTACATACTTGATATTTCAACCCAAAACCCCAAAGTAG
- a CDS encoding WD40 repeat domain-containing protein, with the protein MNLTSSKNKEFEEHYSGMLAEYVTAIAWSPQGNTLAATSAAGEVVLWQDGELTTLQAGNGQSVDCLAFSPDGKFLAVGGQDGRVKIWQGQELIATLENAPAWVDKLAWSHASNQLAFSLGRYVQIWDADTREVVTTLNFADSSALSIDWRIDGQYLAIGGNKGIKIWHAQDWDEEPYILNMPTVSVTMAWSPDGKFLASGNMDRSVTVLEWNNPDPWVMRGFPGKIRQLAWSEATTKLGAPILASASVEGIVAWEKLEDENLGWEARVLTNHVGVINAIAFAPKSFLLASAATDGWLCLWNKAKEVSQILTGVADGFSALAWHPQGKLIAAGGEKGELLIWSKILRGQGFGRN; encoded by the coding sequence ATGAACCTAACAAGCAGCAAAAATAAGGAATTTGAAGAACACTATTCAGGGATGCTGGCAGAATACGTAACAGCGATCGCCTGGTCTCCACAAGGGAATACTCTAGCCGCAACTTCGGCGGCTGGGGAAGTAGTACTGTGGCAGGATGGTGAGTTAACAACGCTGCAAGCTGGTAATGGCCAGTCTGTCGATTGTCTCGCTTTCTCCCCTGATGGCAAATTTCTCGCCGTTGGTGGACAAGATGGACGGGTGAAAATCTGGCAAGGACAGGAATTAATCGCCACCTTAGAAAATGCACCTGCATGGGTAGACAAGTTAGCTTGGAGTCACGCTAGCAACCAGTTGGCTTTTAGTTTGGGGCGTTATGTACAAATTTGGGACGCTGATACTCGTGAGGTTGTCACTACCCTGAATTTTGCCGACTCATCCGCATTGAGTATTGATTGGCGGATTGATGGTCAATACCTAGCAATTGGTGGTAACAAAGGCATCAAAATTTGGCACGCCCAAGACTGGGATGAAGAACCATATATTCTCAATATGCCTACTGTGAGTGTGACTATGGCTTGGTCGCCTGATGGTAAATTCCTGGCTTCAGGCAACATGGATCGTAGCGTCACCGTGTTGGAATGGAATAATCCCGACCCTTGGGTCATGCGTGGCTTTCCCGGTAAGATTCGCCAACTAGCATGGTCAGAAGCAACCACCAAACTAGGCGCACCAATACTAGCCTCTGCCAGTGTGGAAGGTATTGTGGCGTGGGAAAAGCTAGAAGATGAGAACTTGGGATGGGAAGCGCGAGTGTTAACTAATCATGTAGGTGTGATTAATGCGATCGCCTTTGCACCTAAAAGCTTCTTACTAGCCTCGGCTGCAACTGATGGCTGGCTTTGTTTGTGGAACAAAGCCAAGGAAGTATCCCAAATTCTTACGGGTGTAGCCGATGGATTTTCCGCCCTAGCATGGCATCCCCAAGGTAAGCTAATTGCCGCAGGTGGTGAAAAAGGAGAATTACTCATTTGGTCAAAGATTTTACGGGGTCAAGGATTTGGACGTAATTAA